A stretch of Anas acuta chromosome 3, bAnaAcu1.1, whole genome shotgun sequence DNA encodes these proteins:
- the PTP4A1 gene encoding protein tyrosine phosphatase type IVA 1: MARMNRPAPVEITYKNMRFLITHNPTNATLNKFIEELKKYGVTTVVRVCEATYDTAPVEKEGIQVLDWPFDDGAPPSNQIVDDWLNLLKVKFREEPGCCIAVHCVAGLGRAPVLVALALIECGMKYEDAVQFIRQKRRGAFNSKQLLYLEKYRPKMRLRFKDSNGHRNNCCIQ, from the exons ATGGCCCGAATGAACCGCCCAGCTCCTGTGGAAATCACCTACAAGAACATGAGATTCCTAATCACACACAATCCAACCAACGCAACCTTAAACAAATTTATAGAG GAACTTAAGAAATACGGTGTTACCACAGTGGTAAGAGTGTGTGAAGCTACTTATGACACTGCTCCGGTGGAAAAAGAAGGCATTCAGGTTTTG GACTGGCCCTTTGATGACGGTGCTCCACCATCCAACCAGATTGTTGATGATTGGCTAAACCTCCTTAAAGTTAAATTTCGTGAAGAACCTGGTTGTTGTATTGCTGTACACTGTGTTGCTGGTCTTGGACG agcTCCAGTCTTAGTTGCTCTTGCACTGATAGAATGTGGAATGAAGTATGAAGATGCAGTGCAGTTTATAAGACA gAAACGTCGTGGAGCTTTTAACAGCAAGCAACTTCTGTACTTGGAGAAATACCGCCCCAAGATGCGCCTCCGTTTTAAAGACTCCAATGGTCACCGAAATAACTGTTGCATTCAGTAA
- the LOC137854620 gene encoding uncharacterized protein — protein sequence MIRLQSSMSNHIPQFCGVLGHTFMEFLKGSGDYCQAQHDLYADK from the exons ATGATCAGGCTACAGTCTTCAATGAGTAACCATATTCCT CAGTTCTGTGGTGTTCTTGGTCACACATTTATGGAGTTTCTGAAGGGCAGTGGAGACTACTGCCAGGCACAGCACGACCTCTATGCAGACAAGTGA